The Deinococcus sp. Leaf326 DNA window TGTATCTCAACCGCTTGCTGCACTTCTTCACGAAAAACGCAGAATTTCTCGGCCAGCACGGCTATTCATTGTCCTACGCGAGGTGCAACTTCTGAGTATGTACCTTCCGTCAACCCCTATCCGCGGTGACTAACAGCCTTATGAATATTCTTAAATTTCTGATAGGATCGGATCCACTATAGGAATCTGTACTGTAAATAACTTAGGTTTTGTGTGGCTGTCATTAGCGCCGCGTAAGCCTGTTCCAACTCCCGCGCCCCTTCAGCAAAGTCCCCTGCAATCTCCTGACGGGCTGCAATGGCCTTTGGAGTGGGCTGATCCCGTTGATCGCGTAATAGTTCCGCCACTTGCTGGAGTTCTTGTGCTGCACATCGCAATTGGCGTTGTGCTTCACTTTGCCGGTTGAGGAGGCGGCGAATGAGCTGAGAAATATCGGCGCCATGATACGGGCTCAGTGCAGTCGCTTCCATCCGGTCGAGGGCCTCGTGTAGCTGTTGTTCTCGGGCGTCGTTCATGACACCTTAAGGTAAAAACTAGCGCATGTGATGTTTGTGAGTTTTGTAACGTTACATGGATCTTTCTGAGCGCCCGATCAGATGTCCCCAATCCTACCCTCGAACTTGACAGGCATCGTCCCTCCCTTGACCGGGCAGGCATTCGACGAGTAGATGCCAGCGCTCCTGCTCCTCGCCAGTCAGAAGCAAGTCTGTCTCTAACGGTGACCGTATCGACTGACGCCATGCTTGGCCTTCCACTTTAAGTTGCGGAGAATAACACGCGACTGTCGACAACACCGGCAGCCACAATGCCATTCGCGTAACGAAGGCGCCGGCGGGAGTGACAACCTGCTCGATCCCTATCGAGGCAACTGGTGGGGGCATAGGGCGCTCTGAGAAGGTCACATTACCTTATCGAGGTAACGCAAAGCCAAAGGTTGCACCCCCCTGGACAGTACCTTCACCCCAGACGCGTCCACCATGCCGAGTAATCAGCCGACGTACGGTGGCCAGCCCCACGCCAGTCCCCTGAAATTCTTCCTGCCGATGCAGTCGTTGGAACACGCCGAACAACTTATCGGCATACTCCGGATTGAATCCCACGCCATTGTCCCGCACGAATACCTGTATTTCTCCGGGCTGTTCCTGCGTCCACACCTCTACAGTGACGTGTTCTCGCCCCTGGCTGTATTTCACAGCGTTACTCAGCAGATTAGTCAATACCTGTTGTAACAACTGCGGGTCGGCCTGAACGACGGGCAAGGGTCCCAGTTGCCAGTCCACCGTCTGGTCTGGAAATTCCATCTGTACGTCCCGCTGCGCCTGCGTGATTACGGTACGCAGGTCTACCTCACGGAGATGAATCGGCACTCGACCGGCGCGCGAAAGGACCAGCATGGCGTCGATCAGTGCCGTCATACGATCGGCCGCTTCCGAGACGACCTGGTGGTAACGCCGGGCCTTGCCAACGTCGTTCTTGTCCAAGGCCCGGAGCGCCATCTCCGTGAAGCCCTTGACGTGACGCACGGGCGTCCTCAGATCGTGAGACGCGCTGTAGGTGAACGCCTCCAATTCGTCGTTCGCGGTATGAAGCTCCTGGTTGACCCGCTCGAGCTCCGCTGTCCGGCTTGCCAGAGCTTCCAGGCCCTGGGCCCGTTCCAGGACCAGACCTAAGCTATAGATCGCTGTTTCCAGAGCGGCTTTATCGACTGAGGTCCAGTGCCGTTGGTCGAACAGGCCGATGGCCAGCATCCCGAGTGGCTGACCGTGCATCCGGACCTGAAAGGCGGTCGCAGCCTGAACATGCCGAATCATGTCAGGCGGGGTATCCGCACCCTGCGCATAGTTGTCCTGATACTTGGGAATGCCAGTGCGCCAGGTGCTGTGCAGCGCAGGGGCATCTAGCGGCAGCCCATGCTCGTCCACGAACGCCTGAAGTGCCGGATCGCCAATATCGCCCACCTGAGATTTCAGGTGCCAACGGTCTTCTCCCGCTTCCCAGTACAAGGCATAGCCGGGAGTAAGCAGAGAGAGCATGATCTCCTGTGCCCGCCGAATCAGGACGTAGCGGTTGGTCTCTTCCGGAAGCGTGCGGGGCAGTTCAGCGAAGGCTTCCAGGGCCTGACGGCGCTGCTCGGACTCCTGCTTCTGAATCAGGACATCCTGCGCAGCGTGCGCTCGCTCCAGCGCCAGGGTCAGCCCCTGCGCCACCGCCCGCACGATGCTACGTCCCCGCTCCGACCAGCGCTTTTCCTCGCGCAAGCCCACGGTCAAGAGGCTATAGGTCTGCCCCGCGACCGTCAGGGGCAGGAACCCCGCCGCTCCGTACATGCTGGCTTCTGGCAGCTCGTTGCTGGGGGCGTCCCAACCCTCGACAAAGACCGCCCTCCCGCTGTGCACCGCTTGCGCAAAATCAGGTGCAGTCTCGGCAACGCCCGCCTGCATCTGGGCCACGACTTCCGAGGGCACGTCCTCTGACCAGGCCTGAACGACCCAACGATTTTCTACGCACTCGTGGTACGCCACACTGAGCCCAGGCAACGTCGTTTGGAGGGCCGCCACCGCTTGCCTGGCCAAGGTTGGCACGTCCGACTCCACCCCGACCGCCTCGGTAAATGCAGCGAAGGCGGCCAGGCCGGCCCGCTCTTCCTCGAGCTGCCGGGTCTGCGCGGCACGCTCCAGAACAGACCCCAGGCCCTGGGCCAGGGTCCGCAGCAGGGCGCGTTCAGCCGTCGTCCAGTGATGGGGTTGGAACGAGATAAAGTTGATGACGCCCTGCCGATGCTCCCCCTGCCCGATGGGCAAAGCGGCCATAGCGTACGTATGGGTCGTCAGCTCCGCAGCAACATCGGTCTCTGGCAAATAGGTGTCCAGAAAGACCGCTTCTCCAGTCGTCCAGCACCGGTCCAGGGTAGGGGTCTTGCCCATCGGTAAGCCCTCACGGATCTGAGCCATCAGCGCAGCGTTCCCGACATCGTTGACGTAGGCGCGCAATTGCCAGTGGTCCTCCACCGGCTCCCAGTACGCGGCGTGGCCTGGAGGCAGCAGGTTCAGGACCTGCTCCTGTGCGCGCTGAATCAGGGCGTAGTCCCCCTGCTGGGTGGAGAGTTGCGTCATCAGGAGGGAGAGCAGCTCGAGCACCCGCTCTCGCCCCTCGACTTCGGCCCGTTGCTGCCGGAGCTGTTCCAGGACAGCGATGCGGTCATAGAGCAGCGTAAAACTCCGGCCGATTGCCCGGACCAGTCCCTGCTGAAATGACGTCCAGCGCGGCCGGTGCCGAAGGGCCACGCTGAGGACCGCACAGATGTCTCCGTTCTGCTCGATGGGGTAGACCGCGGCCGTTTGAAACTGTCCCGTGTGCTCGACCTGTTGCTCGTCGGCAATCCAGCCATCCACGAAGACCGGCTGCCTGGTCTGGAGGAGTTCCGCAAAGATGGGCGTGTCCAGGGGGAGACCCTGCCGAAGAACAGAGAGCAGGTCAGGCGCGAGATCTGGGGTCCAGTTGAGGGGTTGCCAGGTCGTGGTTCGGGTATAGAACACCCCGCTACTGCCGGGAAGGACGTGCTGCAGGGTATCCAGGGCAAGACGGCCGAGGGCGGCGACATCCTCGGTCTGACTCGCGGCCTCCGTGAAGCCGACGAAGGCCTGTAGAGCAGCCTGCTCAGCCTCCAGTGCCACACTCTGGTGGCTCAGTTGGGTGGTGCGTTGCTGGACCTGGTCTGAGAGCGCGGCGATGAGTCGGACGCGGTCGAGCGCCACACTGCTCTGGGCGGCCAGGATCGTCAGGAAGCGCCGCTCTTCCAGCGTAAACTCGTGCGGCTCCCGGAAGTCCAGGATCAGGACTCCCAGGGCGCGCTCCCCAAGACGCAGGGGGAGGATCACGGTGGCGACCGCGGTCACGCCGCCGGTGTGCTGTTCCAGCTCCGGATAGGTGGCCTTCAGAGCTCCAGCATGCTCGAAGTACAGCGCTTGGCCGGAGGTCAGCGCGTCTCCAGCGGGCGTCTCCTGGGTGAGGGGTCCATCTTGCCAGACGGTCTGAGGCTGGGAGCCCTGAAGTGCAGCGACAGAGAGCCATTGACGTTGTGGGTCGAGAAGGAGGAAGGCACCCGCTAGGGCGTTCAGGGCATTCATGGCGGGGGACAAGGCGGCCGTGAGAACATCGTCTTGGGTCTGGGCGGCAGCGAGTCCCTCCGTCAGACGTTGAAGATGATCCGCAAGAAGGGGGAGGGGAAGAGTGGCGCCGTCCAACATGAAGTCAGTATAGAAAAAGAGGCTGTTGCAAATGTTTCTGGCAGAATGACGCGTCCGCGGCTAGCAGGCTCCCCAGGGCCCTGGTCTACCCCAGGTCTCTCCCGCCCATCAGGTTCGGGGGTTCTTCAGCAACGAAAGTCTCTCCCGACTCGCTGGCAGCGCGTTTCTTCTGAACGCAACCCCAACTGCACGTCAAGAAAGAGCCCTACATAAAATTGAACGCAACCCCAACTGCACGTCAAGAAAGAGCCCTACATAAAATGTAGGGCACCCTGGCCAGCTTCACTCGGCCAGCTTACGTTGTGGGGATGGAGAAAGTGTCCTTGAGACACGTCAGCTCTGTGTTCCCTGGACAGCCATAGGTTAGTCAGAAGAAGTTGAACGATCTGTCCTTTTCCTTTCACGGCTCGCAGGAACAGGTTTACTCTCGCTTGAAGTCCGTGTGCGCCGCTTGGTAGAACCGGAACCAGGCTGCCATTCCCCAAGCGTTGCATAGATGGGTGCCTAACTCAGCGGTGATGAGTCCCAGGGTAACCTCATCCTGAACGGCCCTCTCGTAGCTCACCCAGGCCGCCGCCGCTTCCGGATCATGGAATATGGAGCCCATCGGCGTGTCGTTCATCCTGCATCCCTCTCACGGGATCGCGCGGTGCACTGGTCCCACTGGAAGGTGCAGCGAGGCGTCATCCCGTCCGCCAGGGCACGTTCTTCCGCTGAGGATGGGCACTTCGCCAGAGGTGTTCTTGCCAGATGACCCGCTCTTCCATCGTCTGTGACTCGATCTGGTGCCGCCGGGTCACGATCTTTTGGACGTGTGCGTTGGCATAGACCATCCAAGCCTCTAGGGTGTGCTTACTCCATTGAGTACAAATGGGCCAGTCGTCTTCGGGCATACCGCACCGTAGGACCCTCACCCAATAAGCACCGCTCAGGGATGTGAGGGGAGGATCACGCGAACCGGAAAGTGCAAGCAGAACTCAGAGCCACACGCTTCATCCCTGATCCTCCCACTGGCGTTGGATCTCTTCCCACTCTGCTTGTCTCTGCGCTTCAGCTGCAACCAATTCTTGCCGCTGCGTGACGATCTCCTGGACCCGCCGGCGTTGGTGTGCCAGCCACTCGTCCACCTCTTGAAGGCTCGTCAACATACTGAATGGTCTGTCATGCACCGGCATCACTTCAGCGTAGACAGTGACCCAGAGGCGAGACAGTGACTTTCGGGAGACTCGACTCAGGCAGTCAGCACCCCCTCATGGCTCTGCCCTCCTCAGGGTGTCGGCCGTGAATTGTCCCGCCTCCTGCCAGATGCCCCAGAGTGCGGCCGCCTGGCGCTCCATCTCCTTGAACGATGTGGACTTCTTCCAACACCCCGCTGACGCGTGATGGGGTGAAACTCCGGCGATAGTAGCTGCCGGCTCTCCAGCGTCAATACCTTTGGATGGAGTGACCGGGCAACTGGCAGCGAGGTCCAAGCACTGGGTTTCTATCGCGCAGATCGTCTCCTCCCCTGTCCTTGGCCGCGTGCTAGGTTCTGTAGGCCAAGGTCGAGTCCTCACTAACGTTCAGTAGGATTTGTCGCTGTGGCGCGAGGAAATCACTGATGATCAATGGCGGCGGCTTGATCCGTTGTTGCCCCCTCAAATTGGACATGGGCGGCCATATCTCGACCACCGGCCCATTATCAGCGGAATCATTTGGGTGCTCCGAACGGGGGCACCCTGGCGCGATGTTCCAGAACGCTTCGGCAAGTGGACGACGATCCACAGTCGGTTCCGTCGCTGGA harbors:
- a CDS encoding GAF domain-containing protein, with protein sequence MLDGATLPLPLLADHLQRLTEGLAAAQTQDDVLTAALSPAMNALNALAGAFLLLDPQRQWLSVAALQGSQPQTVWQDGPLTQETPAGDALTSGQALYFEHAGALKATYPELEQHTGGVTAVATVILPLRLGERALGVLILDFREPHEFTLEERRFLTILAAQSSVALDRVRLIAALSDQVQQRTTQLSHQSVALEAEQAALQAFVGFTEAASQTEDVAALGRLALDTLQHVLPGSSGVFYTRTTTWQPLNWTPDLAPDLLSVLRQGLPLDTPIFAELLQTRQPVFVDGWIADEQQVEHTGQFQTAAVYPIEQNGDICAVLSVALRHRPRWTSFQQGLVRAIGRSFTLLYDRIAVLEQLRQQRAEVEGRERVLELLSLLMTQLSTQQGDYALIQRAQEQVLNLLPPGHAAYWEPVEDHWQLRAYVNDVGNAALMAQIREGLPMGKTPTLDRCWTTGEAVFLDTYLPETDVAAELTTHTYAMAALPIGQGEHRQGVINFISFQPHHWTTAERALLRTLAQGLGSVLERAAQTRQLEEERAGLAAFAAFTEAVGVESDVPTLARQAVAALQTTLPGLSVAYHECVENRWVVQAWSEDVPSEVVAQMQAGVAETAPDFAQAVHSGRAVFVEGWDAPSNELPEASMYGAAGFLPLTVAGQTYSLLTVGLREEKRWSERGRSIVRAVAQGLTLALERAHAAQDVLIQKQESEQRRQALEAFAELPRTLPEETNRYVLIRRAQEIMLSLLTPGYALYWEAGEDRWHLKSQVGDIGDPALQAFVDEHGLPLDAPALHSTWRTGIPKYQDNYAQGADTPPDMIRHVQAATAFQVRMHGQPLGMLAIGLFDQRHWTSVDKAALETAIYSLGLVLERAQGLEALASRTAELERVNQELHTANDELEAFTYSASHDLRTPVRHVKGFTEMALRALDKNDVGKARRYHQVVSEAADRMTALIDAMLVLSRAGRVPIHLREVDLRTVITQAQRDVQMEFPDQTVDWQLGPLPVVQADPQLLQQVLTNLLSNAVKYSQGREHVTVEVWTQEQPGEIQVFVRDNGVGFNPEYADKLFGVFQRLHRQEEFQGTGVGLATVRRLITRHGGRVWGEGTVQGGATFGFALPR